One Vitis riparia cultivar Riparia Gloire de Montpellier isolate 1030 chromosome 4, EGFV_Vit.rip_1.0, whole genome shotgun sequence genomic window carries:
- the LOC117912304 gene encoding aspartyl protease family protein At5g10770-like: MAILCPSTAIYHLLFSSLLLFFSCYVSGIPVYGAEEGKDGFHSTPVSSLLPKNKCSTSARGGSQGLPITQKYGPCSGSAPSQPPSPQFGENNIFLVDVAFGTPPQKFKLILDTGSSITWTQCKACVNCLQDPNRYFDSSASSTYSFGSCIPAVEDNYTMTYNDKSTSEGNYGCDTLILEPSDVYPKFQFGCDRNNKGDFGSGVDGVLGLGQGQLSTVSQTASKFNKVFSYCLPEEDSIGSLLFGEKATSQSSSLKFTSLVNGPGTSGLDESEYYFVKLLDISVGNKRLNIPSSVFASSGTIIDSGTVITRLPQRAYSALKAAFKKAMAKYPLSNGRRKKGDILDTCYNLTGTKDALVPEIVLHFGEGADVRLNEKRVFSGNTSCRCLAFAGTFAGTSKFTIIGSTQQLSLTVLYDIPGRRIGFGDNGCSK; encoded by the exons ATGGCCATTCTTTGTCCTTCCACTGCCATCTACcatcttctcttctcttctcttcttctgtTTTTCTCATGTTATGTGAGCGGTATACCCGTCTACGGAGCAGAAGAGGGCAAAGACGGATTTCATTCCACTCCTGTAAGTTCACTGCTGCCAAAGAACAAATGCTCGACATCTGCCAGAG GAGGATCTCAAGGGCTTCCAATAACACAAAAATATGGGCCATGCTCTGGATCAGCCCCCTCCCAACCTCCCAGTCCTCAGTTTGgtgaaaataacatttttcttgTTGACGTTGCTTTTGGCACACCCCCACAGAAATTTAAGCTAATATTGGACACCGGCAGCAGCATAACTTGGACACAGTGCAAAGCCTGTGTGAACTGCTTACAAGACCCCAATCGATATTTCGACTCGTCGGCATCCTCCACTTATTCCTTTGGTTCTTGCATTCCAGCTGTTGAGGACAACTATACCATGACATACAACGACAAATCTACCTCTGAAGGAAACTATGGATGCGATACCCTCATATTGGAGCCTTCTGATGTGTACCCTAAGTTTCAATTCGGTTGCGACAGAAATAATAAGGGTGATTTTGGCAGTGGAGTTGATGGGGTGCTGGGGCTTGGACAAGGGCAGCTTTCTACCGTATCTCAAACAGCTTCAAAATTTAACAAAGTTTTCAGTTACTGTCTCCCTGAGGAAGATTCCATTGGATCGCTGCTGTTCGGAGAGAAAGCCACTTCCCAATCCTCCTCCTTAAAGTTCACATCGCTTGTAAATGGTCCTGGAACCTCAGGGTTAGACGAGTCAGAGTACTATTTCGTCAAGCTCTTGGATATAAGTGTTGGTAACAAGCGACTTAATATTCCCAGCTCCGTGTTTGCATCATCTGGAACTATAATAGACTCGGGAACTGTCATCACTCGCCTGCCTCAACGAGCCTATTCAGCACTGAAAGCTGCATTCAAGAAAGCAATGGCGAAATATCCTCTTTCCAATGGGAGGCGGAAGAAAGGTGACATATTGGACACATGCTACAATTTAACTGGAACGAAAGATGCGTTAGTACCGGAGATAGTGCTACATTTTGGGGAAGGAGCCGACGTACGTTTGAATGAAAAGAGAGTTTTTTCGGGGAATACATCTTGTCGTTGCTTGGCTTTTGCTGGGACCTTTGCTGGGACCTCCAAATTTACCATTATTGGAAGTACACAACAACTGTCTCTAACAGTTCTATATGACATACCAGGAAGAAGGATAGGGTTTGGGGACAATGGTTGCTCCAAGTGA